From a single Rhodococcus qingshengii JCM 15477 genomic region:
- a CDS encoding lipase family protein, giving the protein MSSATFRRLAPLVALTVALVLPATAGAEVPDSDAPKDVQTPVSEEFRTDTPTLGEVFNGFTVGALSSGEFASEEEIFTALTPDDPFYDEPVLTGAERPGDLLKSKKVDVLFTGYKPGQLDAYKIMYVTTGIDGSTPVVSTGIMMIPIDGTPASEKKVISYQEANDSVGGYCHPSSHWTGGDPLDGASWSALGPLALMFGKGYAVVISDVGNNGDRDPHGVFAGKFAGHAQLDAVRAAFQVQDSGLNPEAEIALFGIAGGGVGTAFAAESAQSYAPELDIVSTVLEGMVIKPRTFMETTDSSVGAGFGFATLLGLEPWYPEMKLNDKLNPVGRAIADVYRDECQMPAYFTLPFVPLASLFEPGIDPTTEPSFQRAYDDNVLGHGAPASKVLIASCAKDDSPMSLVPAADARELADTYRSRGTDVSYQPTDCSMDRAFADPYGWGTDLFGMQTIDWIAHNFDN; this is encoded by the coding sequence ATGTCGTCGGCGACATTCCGAAGGTTGGCGCCGCTGGTAGCGCTGACCGTTGCGCTGGTCCTGCCAGCAACGGCTGGAGCTGAGGTGCCGGACAGTGATGCCCCGAAAGACGTGCAAACTCCTGTATCCGAGGAGTTTCGAACCGACACCCCAACTCTGGGAGAGGTATTCAACGGGTTCACCGTCGGTGCTCTCAGTTCGGGGGAGTTCGCATCCGAAGAGGAGATCTTCACTGCACTCACGCCCGATGATCCGTTTTACGACGAGCCGGTGTTGACCGGCGCCGAGCGTCCCGGTGATCTCCTGAAGTCGAAGAAGGTGGATGTACTGTTCACCGGATACAAACCGGGACAGCTCGACGCCTACAAGATCATGTACGTTACAACCGGAATCGACGGTTCGACGCCGGTGGTGAGCACCGGGATCATGATGATCCCTATCGACGGAACACCGGCATCGGAGAAGAAAGTCATCAGCTACCAGGAGGCCAACGACAGCGTCGGCGGCTACTGTCATCCGAGTTCGCACTGGACGGGCGGCGATCCGTTGGACGGCGCCTCCTGGTCGGCGTTGGGTCCGCTGGCACTGATGTTCGGAAAAGGCTATGCCGTAGTGATATCCGACGTCGGGAACAACGGAGACCGCGATCCTCACGGCGTCTTCGCGGGCAAGTTCGCGGGGCACGCGCAGTTGGATGCTGTGCGTGCAGCATTTCAGGTGCAGGATTCCGGGCTGAATCCTGAGGCGGAGATTGCGTTGTTCGGAATCGCTGGTGGTGGAGTCGGTACTGCATTCGCCGCCGAATCTGCGCAGTCCTACGCACCGGAACTCGACATCGTCTCGACAGTCCTCGAGGGAATGGTGATCAAGCCCCGAACATTCATGGAGACAACAGATTCCTCGGTCGGTGCCGGCTTCGGATTTGCGACGCTCCTTGGCCTCGAACCCTGGTACCCCGAGATGAAGTTGAACGACAAGCTCAATCCCGTGGGCCGAGCGATTGCCGACGTGTACCGGGATGAGTGCCAGATGCCGGCGTACTTCACGCTTCCGTTCGTACCGCTGGCGAGCCTTTTCGAGCCGGGAATCGATCCGACCACAGAACCCAGCTTCCAGCGCGCGTACGACGACAACGTATTGGGTCACGGTGCTCCGGCGTCGAAGGTATTGATAGCTTCGTGCGCAAAGGACGACTCCCCGATGTCACTTGTGCCGGCAGCTGATGCGCGAGAACTGGCGGACACGTACAGAAGCCGAGGGACGGACGTGAGCTATCAGCCCACGGACTGCAGTATGGATCGCGCATTCGCGGATCCATACGGTTGGGGAACTGATCTGTTCGGAATGCAGACGATCGACTGGATAGCCCACAATTTCGACAACTGA
- a CDS encoding TetR/AcrR family transcriptional regulator, whose product MVVRRPRDRKQQILAAAGELFREHGYHNVSVAQVAAAVGITAPALYRHFKNKPDLLYAAVNAGIESLYDRVAGAEDLKTLITELAASVSKRRGLSLLWQREARYLPDEQREEMRSTLKSAASRDAALIRIERPDLDEEDSYLLAWAVIAVFNSVSSHRVSLPRRQMELLLVELADRAAYAELGRSEVKVVAATGHLPVVIPRRELLLTEAIRLFDERGYQAVNTEDIGEAAGTTGPNVYNHFDAKIDLLISAVARGGERRRLGVAQALGAATGPEDALSGLLAAHIDFAINERHLIGLLISELDQLPDKFRRTCEQNQREYVALWVKMLEEVRPGLESATARITVNATLTVVENAVRIGRLRRRDDLSDRLFEIGCALLLGA is encoded by the coding sequence ATGGTCGTACGCAGGCCCCGCGACCGTAAGCAGCAGATTCTTGCGGCTGCAGGTGAGCTTTTCCGTGAGCACGGTTATCACAACGTGTCTGTCGCTCAGGTGGCTGCTGCAGTTGGAATCACGGCACCTGCGCTCTATCGGCACTTCAAGAACAAGCCGGATCTCCTCTACGCCGCGGTCAACGCAGGCATCGAATCGCTCTACGATCGGGTCGCAGGTGCCGAGGATCTGAAAACACTGATCACCGAACTTGCGGCATCGGTGTCCAAACGTCGGGGTCTGTCGCTCCTGTGGCAGCGAGAGGCACGCTATCTGCCTGACGAGCAACGTGAGGAAATGCGTTCGACCCTCAAGAGTGCAGCTTCGCGCGATGCAGCGCTGATCCGAATTGAGCGTCCCGACCTCGACGAGGAAGACAGCTATCTGCTCGCCTGGGCTGTCATCGCAGTCTTCAACAGTGTGTCTTCGCATCGAGTGTCCTTGCCGAGGCGTCAGATGGAACTGCTGCTTGTCGAGTTGGCAGACCGCGCTGCATACGCGGAACTGGGTCGCTCAGAAGTGAAAGTCGTGGCGGCAACGGGTCACCTGCCCGTTGTGATACCCAGACGTGAACTCTTGTTGACCGAAGCAATTCGGCTGTTCGACGAGCGTGGATATCAAGCAGTCAATACCGAGGACATCGGTGAGGCTGCAGGGACGACAGGCCCGAATGTGTACAACCACTTCGATGCCAAGATCGACCTGCTGATCTCCGCGGTCGCGAGGGGCGGCGAGCGTCGCCGGCTCGGCGTTGCACAGGCTCTCGGCGCCGCAACCGGCCCGGAGGACGCGCTGTCCGGATTGCTTGCCGCACATATCGATTTCGCGATCAACGAGCGTCATTTGATCGGGTTGTTGATCAGCGAACTCGACCAATTACCGGACAAGTTCCGCCGCACGTGTGAACAGAATCAACGTGAGTACGTCGCGCTATGGGTCAAGATGCTCGAAGAAGTCCGTCCGGGCCTCGAGTCCGCCACCGCCAGGATCACCGTCAATGCCACTTTGACAGTTGTGGAGAACGCCGTCCGAATCGGCCGGCTTCGCCGTCGCGACGACCTGTCGGACAGACTCTTCGAGATCGGCTGCGCCCTGCTGCTGGGCGCATGA
- a CDS encoding acyl-CoA dehydrogenase family protein: MNSGSQINAYTFDADLESMVEQFFAEKSGTEVVAQAEIGGLPAGLWSAAVELGLPLVGLPESVGGSGGSLLDAVTVQRAAARHAAPLPLAETYLAGRLATAGGLPVPSGIATVAPGSPRDDVRRTDDGFLSGTFHDVPWGSAASVLAAVLGDRVVLLDISDAEIGGGTDLAGQPRESLTFSEARTIDGDNPVDARILSKLGAFLRSVQMSGAMESASTLTRRYVSDRVQFGRPVAQFQAVQQHIVTLAQMASMSTLAVDRTAHALIRGDADFEVSATKLVVSQNALVSVRAAHQAHGAIGMTREYRLQQLTRRLHAWRSEFGDEIASATQLGEAVAASPSLHRLITDPEPTLKL; the protein is encoded by the coding sequence ATGAATTCGGGGTCACAGATCAACGCGTACACATTCGACGCCGACCTCGAATCGATGGTCGAGCAATTTTTCGCCGAGAAGTCCGGCACCGAGGTGGTAGCGCAGGCGGAGATCGGCGGTCTGCCCGCCGGATTATGGAGCGCGGCAGTCGAACTAGGGTTACCTCTGGTCGGTCTTCCCGAATCGGTTGGTGGTTCCGGTGGCTCGCTCCTCGACGCCGTGACTGTCCAGCGCGCGGCGGCGAGGCACGCTGCGCCGCTGCCGCTCGCCGAGACGTACCTCGCGGGCAGGCTGGCAACAGCGGGCGGGTTACCCGTGCCCTCCGGAATCGCAACGGTCGCCCCGGGTTCGCCGCGCGACGATGTGCGCCGGACCGACGACGGTTTCCTGTCGGGAACCTTTCACGACGTGCCGTGGGGTAGTGCCGCATCAGTGCTGGCAGCAGTTCTCGGTGATCGCGTCGTACTCCTTGACATCTCCGACGCCGAGATCGGTGGCGGGACGGATCTTGCGGGGCAACCGCGTGAGAGCCTGACGTTCTCCGAAGCGCGGACCATTGACGGCGACAACCCGGTCGATGCCCGGATTCTCAGCAAGCTCGGCGCGTTCTTGCGCTCGGTGCAGATGTCGGGAGCGATGGAGTCGGCGTCGACGTTGACCCGGCGCTATGTGTCCGACCGGGTGCAATTCGGTAGGCCCGTCGCGCAGTTTCAAGCAGTCCAGCAGCATATCGTGACGCTTGCTCAGATGGCTTCGATGTCCACGCTGGCCGTCGATCGCACTGCACATGCACTCATCAGAGGCGACGCCGACTTCGAAGTGAGCGCAACCAAATTGGTGGTTTCGCAGAATGCGCTCGTGAGCGTCCGCGCCGCCCACCAGGCACACGGTGCAATCGGCATGACCCGCGAATACCGATTGCAACAACTGACGCGTCGACTGCACGCCTGGCGATCGGAGTTCGGCGACGAAATCGCGAGTGCGACGCAACTAGGAGAGGCCGTAGCGGCGTCGCCGTCACTGCACCGCTTGATCACCGACCCAGAACCGACATTGAAGCTGTAA
- a CDS encoding cytochrome P450 yields MTPSTLDINPFLPSNIDDPYPLYDVLRREHPVYRIPDTDFYLVSTWELVTEAVSRTDDFSNNLTGVLVRTPDGSAMTFDMNGGGQAVHVLATADEPDHQHQRKLVLPTLVAKRIRALEPVMTEYTQQLWDNGFDGRRIEWVTSVADTLPLQMVATLIGLPAHDVPQLLAWSYDSTELLSGIVTAERLTGVVTSAAELTGYLYSKFREARAHPVDDLLGDLVRCCDAGELSEDVAVLMLVQLVGAGGESTAGLIANSARLLAERPEIQTQLREDPLLVGAFLEETLRLESPFRGHHRHVNADTTLGGMTLPAGSHLILLWGSANRDPESFVEPQVMNLDRVNPRAHFAFGKGAHFCVGAALARLEAKIAIAVLLENSAHFTIDSESPPRWVPSMFVRRHQSLRLAVTG; encoded by the coding sequence GTGACACCATCGACGCTCGACATCAACCCTTTCCTGCCGTCGAACATCGACGACCCGTACCCGCTATACGACGTACTCCGGCGCGAGCACCCCGTGTACCGCATTCCTGATACCGACTTCTATCTGGTGTCCACGTGGGAATTGGTCACCGAAGCCGTTTCCCGTACCGACGACTTCTCCAACAACCTCACCGGCGTGCTGGTTCGTACACCGGACGGTTCGGCAATGACCTTCGACATGAACGGCGGCGGGCAAGCTGTTCACGTTCTCGCGACTGCCGACGAGCCCGACCATCAACACCAGCGCAAACTTGTCTTGCCGACACTGGTCGCCAAACGTATACGAGCACTCGAGCCGGTGATGACCGAGTACACGCAGCAGTTGTGGGACAACGGCTTCGACGGTCGACGGATCGAATGGGTCACGTCGGTAGCGGACACGCTGCCGCTGCAGATGGTTGCCACGCTGATCGGCTTGCCGGCACACGACGTCCCCCAATTGCTGGCGTGGTCGTACGACAGCACCGAACTTCTCAGCGGCATCGTGACCGCTGAACGGTTGACAGGCGTCGTCACCTCGGCGGCCGAACTCACCGGGTACCTCTACAGCAAGTTTCGTGAGGCACGGGCTCACCCGGTGGATGATCTACTCGGAGACCTCGTCCGTTGCTGTGACGCAGGCGAACTCAGCGAAGACGTGGCCGTGCTGATGTTGGTGCAACTCGTCGGTGCGGGTGGCGAATCGACCGCCGGACTGATCGCCAACTCTGCACGGTTGCTCGCCGAGCGCCCTGAGATTCAGACGCAGCTGCGCGAGGACCCTCTACTCGTGGGCGCGTTCCTGGAAGAAACGCTCAGGCTCGAGTCACCCTTTCGCGGACATCACCGACATGTCAACGCGGACACGACACTCGGTGGCATGACACTGCCCGCCGGCAGTCATCTCATACTGCTGTGGGGTTCGGCGAACCGCGACCCCGAGTCGTTCGTCGAACCACAGGTGATGAACCTCGACAGAGTCAATCCCCGAGCACATTTCGCCTTCGGCAAAGGAGCACATTTCTGTGTCGGGGCCGCGCTGGCTCGTCTGGAAGCAAAGATCGCGATCGCAGTCCTTCTCGAAAACAGTGCGCACTTCACAATCGATTCCGAATCCCCACCCCGTTGGGTCCCCAGCATGTTCGTACGCCGCCATCAGAGTTTGCGTCTCGCTGTCACCGGATAG
- a CDS encoding acyl-CoA dehydrogenase family protein, producing MRFDATELTIEELALQADVREYLDKRLTPGTYSLGLGMAGAVDPVFSRDLGRRGWLGMSLPKEYGGGGRSAVDRLVVVEELLARGAPVGYHWIGDRQSGPSIAANGTEEQKRYFLPGIASGEFSFSIGMSEPDSGSDLASVRTRAERVDGGWKVNGTKIWTTGAFHATHILALLRTSADKHNGLTQLIVDRDSEGLTVSPIPFIDGSEDFCEVSFQDVFVPDSRRLGDVGAGWGQNTGELALERGGVDRWMSLMPVLENFAANQAAQGGPAALADLGSITARCWAFRGMSLSIARMVDAGRSPVTEAALIKEIATRFEQDCVATVARHLGRAPDLASDDPYESLLARAVLVAPSWSIRGGTNEILRTVIMKGLDR from the coding sequence ATGCGTTTCGACGCAACAGAACTGACGATCGAGGAGCTTGCTCTTCAGGCTGACGTGCGGGAGTACCTCGACAAGCGACTCACCCCCGGTACCTACTCGCTCGGACTCGGGATGGCCGGGGCGGTGGATCCGGTGTTCTCGCGAGATCTGGGTCGACGTGGGTGGCTCGGCATGTCGCTGCCGAAGGAATACGGCGGGGGCGGACGGTCAGCAGTGGATCGATTGGTCGTCGTCGAAGAACTTCTCGCGCGGGGAGCGCCGGTCGGCTATCACTGGATCGGAGACAGACAGTCGGGTCCGAGCATCGCCGCCAACGGCACGGAAGAACAGAAGCGGTACTTCCTTCCCGGTATCGCGAGCGGTGAGTTCTCGTTCTCGATCGGGATGAGTGAGCCCGACTCGGGTTCGGACCTGGCATCGGTGCGCACTCGCGCCGAACGTGTCGATGGTGGCTGGAAAGTCAACGGCACCAAGATCTGGACCACCGGCGCCTTCCACGCCACACACATACTCGCCCTGCTTCGAACCTCGGCAGACAAGCACAACGGACTCACTCAGCTGATCGTCGATCGCGACAGCGAGGGTCTGACCGTCTCACCCATTCCGTTCATCGACGGTAGTGAGGACTTCTGCGAGGTGTCGTTCCAGGATGTTTTCGTGCCGGATTCGCGTCGCCTCGGAGACGTCGGAGCGGGCTGGGGACAAAACACCGGTGAACTCGCACTCGAGCGAGGTGGCGTCGACCGTTGGATGTCGCTGATGCCGGTCCTCGAGAACTTCGCGGCCAACCAAGCAGCGCAAGGCGGTCCAGCTGCCCTCGCCGATCTGGGCTCGATTACCGCACGCTGCTGGGCTTTTCGCGGGATGTCGCTGTCCATCGCACGGATGGTCGACGCCGGTCGCTCGCCGGTCACGGAGGCCGCGCTGATCAAGGAGATTGCAACACGCTTCGAACAGGACTGTGTTGCGACCGTCGCGCGGCACCTCGGCCGGGCTCCGGACCTTGCATCCGACGATCCGTACGAGTCGCTGCTCGCCCGGGCCGTGCTGGTGGCGCCGTCGTGGTCGATTCGCGGCGGTACCAACGAAATTCTCCGCACCGTGATCATGAAAGGGTTGGACCGATGA
- a CDS encoding TetR/AcrR family transcriptional regulator yields the protein MTGANERRAADWLAGGNRRELATERIFAAAAELIREQGFDRFNADDVAARAGCSRATLYRYVGGKSAIREGLLSRGAASVASQVATAVESLHGDERIVESILVAVDAIRSDAAMSHGLAAARANGIDEYLVSSPLLPRTALELAGLDPEGQESQWVVRIVLMLLAWPLADRAAERRMVESFIYS from the coding sequence GTGACCGGTGCAAACGAGCGCCGCGCCGCCGACTGGTTGGCCGGCGGTAACCGCCGTGAACTCGCAACCGAGCGCATCTTCGCGGCTGCGGCGGAGCTGATTCGAGAACAGGGATTCGATCGGTTCAACGCCGACGACGTCGCTGCCCGCGCAGGCTGTTCGAGGGCAACGCTCTACCGCTACGTAGGTGGCAAGTCCGCGATCCGCGAGGGGTTGTTGTCACGAGGCGCGGCATCCGTGGCGAGCCAGGTCGCGACTGCCGTCGAATCACTGCACGGCGACGAGCGCATCGTGGAGTCGATCCTCGTCGCCGTCGACGCGATCAGATCCGACGCTGCCATGAGCCACGGCCTTGCGGCAGCGCGGGCCAACGGAATCGACGAGTATCTCGTGTCCTCGCCGTTGCTCCCGCGTACTGCGCTGGAACTTGCGGGCTTGGATCCTGAAGGTCAAGAGTCGCAGTGGGTGGTTCGGATCGTGTTGATGCTCTTGGCATGGCCTCTCGCAGACAGGGCCGCCGAACGACGGATGGTCGAGTCGTTCATCTACTCCTGA